The following coding sequences are from one Rathayibacter sp. SW19 window:
- a CDS encoding helix-turn-helix domain-containing protein, protein MSTECRESRSGCSRTRWISSSPARSTSARVSSSRWPSEARSSRRLRSGAVGAIVDGCHRDTKQVLARHFPVFSWVGYAQDSSVRMVLRDYRVPIEIDGVCATPGDLIFGDLGGVLGCNVVAVGKWRARFVETRMEGLVDERRPGCPPTITDDQVEEVVVATLESPPKNATYWSRTKRAERSGLSKSTIGRIWKSFEMKPHRQDGFKLATDPQFVGKVYDIVGLYLNPPEAAVVYSVDELCETSHNSSDVKSSVM, encoded by the coding sequence ATGTCTACGGAATGCAGGGAAAGCCGTTCGGGCTGCTCACGGACGCGCTGGATCAGCTCGAGCCCGGCGAGGTCTACCTCAGCACGCGTGTCGTCCAGCCGGTGGCCATCTGAGGCGAGATCCTCACGGCGACTGCGCAGCGGCGCGGTCGGTGCCATAGTGGACGGTTGTCACCGGGACACGAAGCAGGTGCTCGCCCGACACTTCCCGGTGTTCAGCTGGGTCGGCTACGCCCAGGACTCCTCGGTACGGATGGTCCTGCGAGACTACAGGGTGCCGATCGAGATCGACGGCGTGTGCGCGACGCCCGGCGATCTCATCTTTGGCGACCTCGGCGGCGTATTGGGGTGCAATGTGGTGGCGGTCGGCAAGTGGCGGGCCCGATTCGTTGAGACCCGAATGGAGGGTCTGGTCGATGAGCGGCGTCCGGGATGTCCGCCTACAATCACCGACGATCAAGTCGAGGAAGTCGTGGTGGCGACACTGGAGTCACCGCCGAAGAACGCAACGTACTGGTCGAGAACGAAGAGGGCTGAACGCTCCGGTCTGTCGAAATCGACGATCGGACGGATCTGGAAGTCGTTCGAAATGAAGCCGCACCGTCAGGACGGGTTCAAACTCGCCACCGACCCGCAGTTCGTGGGGAAGGTCTACGACATTGTTGGCCTATATCTGAATCCGCCGGAGGCGGCCGTTGTCTACTCTGTGGATGAGTTATGCGAAACTTCGCATAACTCGTCCGATGTGAAGTCTTCGGTTATGTGA
- a CDS encoding ABC transporter permease: MTESTSEAVAASQRAPVKVRAWQRAAKKMLGWQSLGLLVVLILLYIVLSFASPIFFTASNQLAILQNAAFFGIVAFAMTLVIVSGEIDISVGSLAALSSSLLGVFVAQQHIPMVIAVILVVLIALVIGGFTGVMRTYFGVPTFISTLALYLSLRGLAQLITNNFPLPLNPGDFFYWGSGQVLGIPVAAIYLAAVALIVAVIAQRTVFGRSIYAVGGNSKAATLSGIPVKRVKIAVMMISALSAAIAGLLQSAQLASGNSTIAVGLEFQAIAATIIGGTALAGGKGTVIGTIMGVIFMAAILNGMVLLNVNPYAQAVIQGAVVLVAVIINVWRTRRTASE; the protein is encoded by the coding sequence GTGACTGAATCAACATCCGAAGCGGTCGCGGCCTCGCAGCGTGCGCCCGTGAAGGTCCGTGCCTGGCAGCGCGCCGCCAAGAAGATGTTGGGCTGGCAGAGCCTCGGGCTGCTGGTGGTCCTGATCCTGCTCTACATCGTGCTCTCGTTCGCCTCCCCCATCTTTTTCACAGCCTCCAACCAACTGGCGATTCTCCAGAATGCTGCATTCTTCGGAATCGTTGCGTTCGCAATGACGCTCGTCATCGTGTCAGGTGAGATTGACATTTCGGTCGGCTCGCTGGCAGCGCTCTCCTCCTCACTGCTCGGCGTCTTCGTCGCACAGCAGCACATCCCGATGGTGATCGCCGTCATCCTGGTCGTCCTCATCGCACTTGTGATCGGCGGGTTCACTGGAGTCATGCGCACCTACTTCGGAGTACCGACCTTCATCTCTACATTGGCGCTCTACCTGAGCCTGCGTGGACTGGCGCAACTCATCACGAACAACTTCCCACTGCCATTGAACCCCGGTGACTTCTTCTATTGGGGCTCTGGTCAGGTCTTGGGGATTCCGGTGGCAGCGATCTATCTCGCCGCTGTGGCCCTCATCGTCGCAGTCATCGCCCAGCGCACGGTTTTCGGGCGGTCCATCTATGCGGTCGGCGGTAATTCAAAGGCGGCAACCCTATCGGGAATCCCTGTCAAGCGCGTGAAGATCGCCGTGATGATGATCTCTGCACTGTCCGCGGCGATCGCCGGGCTCCTCCAGAGCGCACAGCTTGCGTCGGGAAATAGCACGATCGCCGTGGGCCTCGAATTCCAGGCCATCGCAGCCACCATCATCGGCGGCACCGCATTGGCGGGCGGCAAAGGAACAGTCATTGGCACCATCATGGGTGTGATCTTCATGGCCGCCATCCTGAACGGCATGGTCTTGCTGAACGTCAATCCATACGCGCAAGCAGTCATCCAAGGCGCCGTGGTGCTGGTCGCTGTGATCATCAACGTCTGGCGCACCCGACGCACCGCGAGCGAGTGA
- a CDS encoding sugar ABC transporter ATP-binding protein, translating into MHDLVLQCRDLSKSFGAVRALRGIDFTLERGEVRALLGKNGAGKSTLVNLVSGSLQPDGGIMTLEGKTVTWTSPRAAREGGIAVVHQEFSLVPGLTVAENITLGKWPSHTGLINQRAVRDEASAALARLGVDVPLDVQVGSLALADQQIVEIAKALAEEPRVLILDEPTSALNAHEVASLLALVRRLAEGGMSIVYVSHRMKEIPLVADTLTVLRDGELIATENVTDVTTNRVAELISGDESVATVHVKRDMTTAPTIIEVVDLNVPGRLQSVSFALHEGEVLGVAGLLGSGRTELLETIFGLRHDATGVVKVAGRPCLRRRPRRMLNLGIAFTSEDRKGSGIVPILGIGENILLSARGRVLPTLWLRARREAAIVTRTMASMSVRASSPAQEIGTLSGGNQQKGVIGRALAADMRVLLLDEPTRGVDLHAKGQIYQLIRDLADRGVSSIFVSSELEELAEVCDRVLVLRDGRIREQLIGDEATAERILALTIQQEEESD; encoded by the coding sequence GTGCACGACCTGGTTCTCCAGTGCCGGGATCTGTCGAAGTCTTTCGGCGCGGTACGCGCGCTCAGGGGTATCGACTTCACCCTTGAGCGGGGAGAGGTGCGGGCGCTTCTCGGGAAAAATGGTGCGGGCAAGTCGACACTTGTGAACCTCGTATCGGGATCGCTTCAGCCAGACGGCGGAATTATGACGCTAGAAGGCAAGACCGTCACATGGACGAGTCCCCGGGCCGCCCGCGAGGGTGGCATCGCGGTCGTCCACCAGGAGTTCAGTCTCGTCCCAGGGCTCACCGTCGCCGAAAACATCACCCTGGGCAAATGGCCCAGTCACACGGGCCTGATCAACCAGCGTGCGGTTCGGGACGAGGCGTCCGCTGCGCTGGCTCGACTGGGTGTCGACGTTCCTCTGGATGTCCAGGTCGGGTCTCTCGCGCTGGCCGATCAGCAGATCGTGGAGATCGCGAAGGCGCTTGCGGAGGAGCCCCGAGTGCTAATCCTCGATGAGCCGACCAGCGCCCTCAACGCCCATGAAGTGGCGAGCCTATTGGCGCTCGTTCGTCGACTGGCCGAAGGAGGGATGTCAATCGTCTACGTCTCCCACCGGATGAAGGAGATCCCGCTTGTCGCTGACACTCTGACCGTGTTACGTGACGGCGAGCTCATCGCCACCGAGAACGTCACCGACGTGACGACCAACCGCGTGGCCGAACTCATCAGCGGCGATGAGTCCGTCGCCACCGTTCACGTCAAACGGGACATGACCACGGCCCCTACAATCATCGAGGTCGTGGACCTGAATGTCCCAGGACGTCTTCAGAGTGTCTCCTTCGCTCTGCACGAGGGGGAGGTGCTCGGTGTCGCCGGCCTGCTCGGCTCGGGGCGCACCGAGCTTCTGGAAACGATCTTCGGGCTGCGCCACGACGCCACCGGCGTCGTGAAGGTTGCCGGACGGCCGTGTCTGCGCAGACGCCCCCGGCGAATGCTGAACCTCGGTATCGCTTTCACCTCGGAGGATCGGAAGGGGAGCGGCATCGTGCCGATCCTGGGGATCGGCGAGAATATCCTTCTTTCAGCCAGGGGACGGGTGCTTCCTACCCTCTGGTTGCGCGCTCGGCGCGAGGCAGCCATCGTCACCAGGACGATGGCGTCGATGTCCGTTCGGGCCTCGTCTCCCGCCCAGGAGATCGGCACTCTGTCAGGTGGAAACCAGCAGAAGGGTGTGATCGGCCGTGCCCTGGCCGCCGACATGCGCGTGCTGCTGCTGGACGAACCGACGCGTGGCGTGGATCTTCACGCGAAGGGGCAGATCTATCAATTGATCCGTGATCTCGCGGACCGCGGCGTGTCATCCATATTCGTCTCGTCCGAACTTGAGGAGCTCGCAGAAGTGTGTGATCGAGTGCTCGTGCTCCGGGACGGCCGCATCCGAGAACAACTCATCGGTGACGAGGCTACAGCGGAACGAATTTTAGCCCTCACCATCCAGCAGGAGGAAGAAAGTGACTGA
- a CDS encoding substrate-binding domain-containing protein: MKFRRVLMAVAGGTIAVMALAGCSGAAAGSSSAAAKAGPKIGLIMLQGDTYFQGIQSALEAAVKKDGGTVTAAVSNGDPATENQAAQNMIQAHVGAVLMQPAADQASVATMEAIKAAKIPLVCYGNCVGPTAVEGLADGLIQSDNTALGTGTGEVAAKYAKDKLGGKVTLGILNCDVASACKLRKAGFLNEMKKAGVEVTIATDQEGYLVDKATPVASAMLSAHSEINMIWASNDGGTAGATIAVQQAKSKIPVFGTDISTQIAQFLISSDDVLQASTGQDSAGTAEGAYAMAKKVIAGEKVSPFSVSLPGVVYDRANPATINKFLGK; encoded by the coding sequence ATGAAGTTTCGCAGGGTACTGATGGCCGTCGCCGGCGGCACGATCGCTGTAATGGCACTGGCCGGATGTTCCGGCGCAGCAGCAGGGTCATCCTCGGCCGCAGCAAAGGCTGGGCCGAAGATCGGTTTGATCATGCTCCAGGGAGACACGTACTTCCAGGGCATTCAGTCGGCACTTGAAGCGGCCGTGAAGAAGGACGGCGGCACCGTCACAGCAGCCGTCTCTAACGGCGACCCGGCCACGGAGAACCAAGCGGCCCAGAACATGATTCAGGCACACGTCGGCGCGGTTCTCATGCAGCCCGCCGCGGACCAGGCGTCTGTGGCAACGATGGAGGCGATCAAGGCTGCGAAGATCCCGCTGGTCTGCTATGGCAACTGCGTCGGCCCCACCGCCGTCGAAGGACTCGCCGATGGTCTGATCCAGTCAGACAACACGGCTCTTGGCACGGGGACCGGTGAGGTCGCCGCCAAGTATGCGAAGGACAAGCTCGGCGGCAAGGTCACCCTCGGCATCCTGAACTGCGATGTCGCCTCTGCGTGCAAGCTGCGCAAGGCTGGCTTCCTCAATGAGATGAAGAAGGCTGGGGTGGAGGTGACCATTGCGACCGACCAGGAAGGTTACCTGGTCGACAAAGCGACACCGGTCGCTTCCGCGATGTTGTCGGCACACTCCGAGATCAACATGATCTGGGCATCGAATGACGGCGGCACCGCCGGTGCAACGATCGCTGTGCAGCAGGCGAAGTCGAAGATCCCGGTATTCGGCACCGACATCTCCACTCAGATCGCGCAATTCCTCATCTCATCCGATGACGTGCTGCAGGCATCGACCGGGCAGGATTCGGCTGGCACGGCAGAGGGCGCCTACGCGATGGCGAAGAAGGTCATCGCCGGCGAGAAGGTCTCGCCGTTCAGCGTGAGCCTGCCAGGTGTGGTGTACGACCGCGCGAACCCCGCCACGATCAACAAGTTCCTAGGCAAGTAA
- a CDS encoding phosphopyruvate hydratase family protein: MAGSRRHARRARDHHLRHRAGWLPPRSDIAIAIAATQFESADEYRVGGHLFDTAEAIDEFGRLCGEFPITSSEDPASEDDPAGMALAVRQLGAVAVGDDFLVTDSSRLARAAVDGQIGAALIKVNQAGTFTPASDTAKAARAGGTAMIVSARSGETEDVSVSHLATVWCADAVKVGSITRGERTRSGTSCPASMRNSAGFHSHRPPVRELRQSTAQPFDPAT; encoded by the coding sequence TTGGCCGGAAGTCGTCGACACGCGAGACGCGCTCGAGATCATCACCTACGGCATCGAGCTGGCTGGTTACCGCCCAGGAGCGATATCGCCATCGCCATCGCGGCGACCCAGTTCGAGTCCGCCGATGAGTATCGTGTCGGCGGCCACCTCTTCGACACGGCGGAAGCGATCGACGAGTTCGGTCGGCTTTGCGGCGAGTTCCCGATCACCTCGAGCGAGGACCCGGCGAGTGAGGACGACCCCGCCGGCATGGCCCTCGCCGTTCGGCAGCTGGGAGCCGTAGCGGTCGGAGATGACTTTCTCGTGACGGACTCGTCACGACTGGCTCGTGCCGCAGTCGATGGCCAGATTGGAGCAGCGCTGATCAAGGTGAATCAAGCGGGAACATTCACCCCGGCATCGGATACCGCCAAGGCCGCTCGCGCGGGGGGAACCGCCATGATCGTCTCCGCTCGCTCCGGTGAGACCGAGGACGTCTCGGTCTCACACCTCGCGACCGTATGGTGCGCCGATGCGGTCAAAGTCGGCTCCATTACTCGAGGCGAGCGCACGCGAAGTGGAACGAGCTGCCCAGCATCGATGAGGAATTCGGCGGGCTTCCACTCGCACCGCCCACCGGTGCGTGAGTTACGTCAATCAACCGCGCAACCCTTCGATCCTGCGACCTAG
- a CDS encoding GntR family transcriptional regulator: MTEATQHNQVPSADSPSIASRSALLLPLPPLQRPGSRYRISDAVYAQLSESIRNLGLPPGTPISEPGIAAQLQVSRSPVREAFTRLADMGLVLVIPQVGSFIAPISLAEVDDSVFIRSALETKAFKRAIEAGVPDTTEMQKFVDANRAAAAAQDSEAFFATDEQVHQSVFVLAGVPRLWDVVRSTKLQLDRLRRLSLPVSIRNPELVDEHQRIVDALRTRDEAAGVSVIENHATRIFAMVDGLKAENPSYFAP, from the coding sequence ATGACTGAAGCGACTCAGCACAATCAGGTGCCGTCGGCGGATTCGCCGAGCATTGCGTCGCGATCAGCGTTGCTTCTTCCGCTCCCTCCATTGCAACGGCCGGGCTCGCGGTACCGGATCTCTGACGCCGTATATGCACAACTCAGTGAATCTATTAGGAACTTGGGATTGCCGCCGGGCACACCGATATCAGAGCCGGGCATCGCCGCCCAATTGCAGGTCAGCCGCTCTCCAGTACGCGAGGCATTCACACGATTGGCCGACATGGGGCTGGTGTTGGTGATCCCTCAGGTGGGCAGCTTCATCGCCCCGATCTCCTTGGCCGAGGTTGATGACTCGGTCTTCATCCGCAGCGCGCTCGAGACCAAAGCATTCAAGAGGGCGATCGAGGCGGGAGTGCCCGACACCACAGAAATGCAGAAGTTTGTCGACGCTAACCGCGCGGCGGCCGCTGCTCAAGATTCCGAGGCTTTCTTCGCAACCGACGAACAAGTGCACCAGAGTGTGTTCGTTCTTGCCGGCGTACCCAGACTTTGGGATGTCGTACGTAGCACGAAGCTGCAACTTGACCGCCTCCGACGGCTCAGCCTGCCCGTGTCGATTCGTAACCCAGAGCTCGTCGATGAGCATCAGCGCATCGTCGATGCGCTTCGCACCCGTGATGAGGCTGCCGGTGTCTCGGTCATTGAAAACCATGCAACGCGCATCTTCGCCATGGTCGATGGCTTGAAGGCGGAAAATCCCAGCTACTTTGCACCGTGA
- a CDS encoding SDR family NAD(P)-dependent oxidoreductase → MGNFSSKVAVVTGGASGIGNAVVARLLREGARVAVFDRDEIRPVPDASDALFGVTVDVTDQPAIVDAVAATVQRWGKIDVLVNSVGVGAAGTVLENDDVEWRRVFDINVMGTVRVIREVLPHLIAARPSSVVTVASAVALTGFPNRALYSATKGALVSLTRAMASDHLKDGVRFNSVCPGTTETPWIQRLLDAADDPVEERTRLEARQPHGRLVSADEVADAVAYLASPLAGSTTGVTLSVDSGIESLYTA, encoded by the coding sequence ATGGGAAATTTCAGTTCAAAAGTCGCGGTGGTCACCGGCGGCGCGTCGGGTATCGGAAACGCCGTGGTGGCACGCCTGCTCCGAGAGGGTGCGCGAGTCGCCGTGTTCGATCGCGATGAGATTCGGCCCGTTCCTGACGCGTCCGACGCGCTATTCGGCGTGACCGTTGACGTCACAGACCAGCCGGCGATCGTGGACGCTGTCGCTGCGACCGTGCAGCGGTGGGGGAAGATCGACGTGCTGGTCAACAGCGTCGGCGTCGGCGCGGCCGGAACGGTGCTCGAAAACGATGACGTCGAGTGGCGCCGGGTCTTCGATATCAATGTGATGGGGACTGTGCGTGTCATTCGCGAGGTGCTGCCGCACCTGATCGCCGCCCGTCCGTCCTCCGTCGTCACCGTTGCGTCCGCGGTTGCGTTGACCGGCTTCCCGAATCGGGCCTTATACAGCGCCACGAAAGGGGCACTCGTATCGCTCACGCGCGCGATGGCATCCGATCATCTGAAGGATGGCGTTCGATTCAACTCGGTCTGCCCCGGAACAACCGAAACACCGTGGATACAGCGGCTATTGGATGCTGCGGATGACCCCGTCGAGGAGCGCACGCGACTCGAGGCTCGCCAGCCTCATGGTCGACTGGTGTCCGCCGATGAGGTGGCGGACGCGGTCGCCTACCTCGCGAGCCCGCTCGCAGGATCAACGACGGGAGTGACGCTCTCGGTCGATTCCGGGATCGAGTCGCTTTACACCGCGTAG
- a CDS encoding fumarylacetoacetate hydrolase family protein has protein sequence MQFGRLGPLGAEIPVACVEGSVYDLSSITHDIDGAFLRDDPVGMASGALAQLPLVKDAQSRRIGAPIARPGAIYCIGMNYAAHAREGGSEPPSQIVVFLKPPHTVAGPHDDFIAPRGMLKLDWEVELAVVIGKRAWQLDGSADPLDYVAGYTIANDLSERHWQLEVSGGQWSKGKSGPGFLPLGPWLVPTGEVDPSDLRLQSRVNDQPRQDSRTSDLIFDVPTILRDLSQFTVLEAGDVVLTGTPEGVALSGRFPYLIPGDVMELEIEQLGAQHQRVLPDN, from the coding sequence ATGCAATTCGGACGACTCGGCCCGCTTGGCGCAGAGATCCCAGTCGCTTGCGTCGAAGGATCGGTATACGACCTGAGCTCGATCACCCACGACATCGACGGCGCCTTCCTGCGGGATGACCCGGTCGGTATGGCGAGCGGCGCACTTGCGCAGCTGCCTCTGGTCAAGGATGCACAGAGCCGGCGAATCGGGGCCCCGATCGCGCGGCCTGGCGCGATCTATTGCATCGGGATGAACTACGCGGCCCACGCACGAGAAGGTGGATCAGAACCGCCGTCGCAGATTGTTGTCTTCCTCAAACCACCGCATACCGTGGCCGGCCCGCATGACGACTTCATCGCGCCGCGCGGCATGCTCAAACTGGATTGGGAAGTCGAACTGGCGGTCGTGATCGGCAAGCGTGCCTGGCAGCTCGATGGCTCGGCGGATCCGCTTGACTACGTTGCGGGTTACACCATTGCGAACGATCTCTCCGAGCGGCATTGGCAACTCGAGGTCTCGGGTGGGCAGTGGTCGAAGGGCAAGAGCGGGCCCGGCTTCCTGCCGCTCGGCCCGTGGCTGGTCCCCACCGGCGAGGTCGATCCGAGTGATCTTAGGCTCCAGAGCCGCGTGAATGACCAGCCGCGACAGGATTCACGCACATCGGACTTGATCTTCGACGTGCCCACAATTCTGCGGGACCTCAGTCAATTCACCGTGCTGGAAGCAGGCGACGTCGTGCTGACCGGAACACCCGAGGGCGTCGCGCTCTCCGGCCGGTTCCCGTATCTCATTCCGGGCGACGTGATGGAACTCGAAATCGAGCAACTCGGAGCGCAGCACCAGCGCGTGCTGCCAGATAATTAG
- a CDS encoding DUF4432 family protein — MITLRSDVFDVTLAPERGADIVQVLDRATEVPLFAVSPTGQVTAPRLSPSDSMVQWLNGYPGGWQLLAPNAGPERTHEGVNQGYHGEAALAEWIVLGRSDTTATLATTLLTAPLRLERHVALEGHELIVTDTVTNLSPDPTTARLVQHPAFGSPFLDEHSYIVVSAATVVADADAPGSLAAIDAVGRPSDVLAGGPVPNSIALPGPGSAESLFAALTDFPENATNATFMSPSHGFGIRLSWDRTVYPNAWLWIEANAGPGWPWFRRMYAVAVEPANVLPGDGATTDGRERGGIGVRLAGGESLVSTVRLARVPLSDT, encoded by the coding sequence GTGATCACACTCCGTTCCGACGTCTTCGACGTCACGCTCGCGCCTGAGCGCGGTGCCGACATTGTTCAGGTCTTAGACCGTGCCACCGAGGTGCCTCTGTTCGCTGTCTCACCGACGGGTCAGGTGACCGCCCCGCGGCTGTCGCCAAGTGACTCGATGGTTCAGTGGCTCAACGGCTACCCCGGCGGATGGCAACTGTTGGCACCGAATGCGGGCCCCGAGCGCACTCATGAGGGTGTGAACCAGGGGTACCACGGCGAGGCCGCGCTGGCGGAATGGATCGTTCTTGGGCGCAGCGACACCACGGCCACCCTCGCCACGACTCTGCTCACTGCACCGCTGCGGCTGGAACGGCACGTCGCTCTCGAGGGCCATGAACTCATCGTGACCGACACCGTTACCAATCTCTCGCCCGATCCCACGACAGCCAGACTCGTCCAGCATCCGGCGTTCGGCTCGCCCTTCCTCGATGAACACAGCTACATCGTCGTGAGCGCGGCAACCGTCGTGGCCGACGCCGATGCCCCTGGCAGCCTTGCTGCGATCGACGCGGTCGGAAGACCATCCGATGTCCTCGCCGGTGGCCCTGTGCCGAACAGTATTGCGCTGCCTGGACCGGGCTCTGCGGAATCCCTGTTCGCGGCGTTGACCGATTTTCCAGAAAACGCGACGAACGCGACATTCATGAGCCCGAGTCATGGCTTCGGCATACGGTTGAGCTGGGATCGGACGGTCTACCCGAACGCGTGGCTGTGGATCGAAGCGAACGCAGGACCGGGGTGGCCGTGGTTTCGGCGCATGTATGCGGTTGCGGTCGAGCCGGCGAACGTGCTTCCAGGGGACGGAGCGACGACGGACGGGCGGGAACGTGGCGGGATCGGCGTGCGCCTTGCGGGGGGTGAGTCACTTGTTTCAACGGTTCGGCTCGCTCGCGTTCCGCTCTCCGATACCTAA
- a CDS encoding SMP-30/gluconolactonase/LRE family protein, with translation MTERVDIVVSRRAECGEGPYWHAPTNTVYWVDIPLGEILSTNLSTGLTAVVTYPEMVGAVAPKASGGVVAAVASGFVGLDDLGKVTHRVDCIEDGIRMNDAKSDPAGRYWAGSCAMDFRDTAGGLWRLDENWNAALVVPGLTQPNGMGWSPDGSLFYLVETQAKQILSFPFEPGTSTLDPTPTVLVGPENFSGYPDGLAVDARGHLWVAEFAGHAIREFAPDGELLRTVALPTAQPTSCAFIGPQLDQLWVTSAAAQLDSADDPDAGSVFAIHGHGTTGLAVSIFGG, from the coding sequence GTGACCGAACGAGTTGACATCGTCGTTTCGCGCCGCGCCGAGTGCGGCGAGGGCCCCTATTGGCACGCCCCAACCAACACCGTGTATTGGGTGGACATTCCCTTGGGTGAGATCCTCAGCACGAATCTCAGCACAGGATTGACGGCTGTGGTGACGTACCCCGAAATGGTCGGCGCGGTCGCGCCGAAGGCATCCGGTGGTGTCGTTGCTGCCGTTGCATCCGGATTCGTCGGCCTGGATGACCTCGGCAAGGTGACGCACCGGGTCGACTGTATTGAAGACGGCATCAGAATGAATGATGCGAAATCCGACCCCGCCGGTCGGTACTGGGCCGGCAGTTGTGCGATGGATTTCCGTGATACTGCCGGCGGCCTGTGGCGACTGGACGAAAACTGGAACGCCGCACTCGTGGTGCCAGGCCTCACCCAACCTAACGGTATGGGCTGGAGCCCGGACGGCTCATTGTTCTACCTGGTCGAGACGCAGGCCAAGCAGATCCTGAGCTTCCCGTTCGAGCCTGGCACCTCGACGCTCGATCCGACGCCAACAGTGCTCGTTGGCCCTGAGAACTTTTCCGGGTATCCTGACGGGCTGGCAGTCGACGCGCGCGGTCATCTCTGGGTTGCCGAGTTCGCTGGGCACGCGATTCGCGAATTCGCACCGGATGGCGAGTTGCTGCGAACGGTCGCGCTGCCAACGGCCCAACCCACGTCGTGCGCGTTCATCGGGCCGCAGTTGGATCAGCTTTGGGTCACGTCTGCTGCAGCGCAGCTCGACTCGGCCGACGACCCTGATGCGGGCTCGGTTTTCGCGATCCACGGTCACGGCACTACCGGACTCGCCGTCTCGATCTTCGGAGGGTAG
- a CDS encoding GntR family transcriptional regulator, whose amino-acid sequence MSSARGTRSDVAMAPSRADSPFDLAQVIGLPPLRERRARYRVSDAVYEQLSEAIRNLQLPPGTPISEPGVAAWLGVSRSPVREAFTRLVDLGLVNVVPQVGSHIAPISLREVEEAVFIRTALETSAFQRAIRDEDRDTDEIQRLVTENQAAAERHDLEAYFDTDERLHENVFALAGLPRLWQVVRGTKLQLDRLRRLHLEAAIVNPEIGAEHQMIVDALRDGAESNGVRVLAQHATRILIDTQRLQVDNPTYFEA is encoded by the coding sequence ATGTCCAGTGCGCGCGGTACCAGAAGTGACGTGGCGATGGCCCCCAGCCGTGCAGACAGTCCTTTTGACCTGGCCCAGGTCATCGGCCTGCCGCCGTTGCGGGAACGTCGAGCGCGGTATCGCGTGTCGGATGCGGTATATGAGCAACTCAGTGAGGCCATCCGGAATCTGCAGCTGCCTCCCGGCACGCCGATCTCAGAGCCGGGCGTCGCGGCATGGTTGGGCGTCAGCCGGTCACCAGTTCGCGAAGCCTTTACCCGGTTGGTGGATTTGGGACTCGTGAACGTTGTCCCACAAGTGGGAAGTCATATCGCGCCCATCTCATTGCGAGAAGTGGAGGAGGCGGTGTTCATCAGAACAGCGCTGGAAACGAGTGCCTTCCAACGCGCGATCCGCGACGAAGACCGCGACACCGACGAGATCCAGCGCCTCGTGACCGAGAATCAGGCGGCGGCTGAACGACATGACCTCGAAGCCTATTTCGACACGGATGAGCGGTTGCACGAAAACGTGTTCGCTCTCGCGGGGTTGCCCCGGCTCTGGCAGGTCGTTCGCGGGACGAAACTGCAGCTCGATCGGCTGCGCCGGCTGCATCTCGAGGCCGCGATTGTCAACCCGGAAATCGGCGCTGAACACCAGATGATCGTCGACGCATTGCGCGACGGGGCTGAATCGAACGGCGTGCGCGTACTGGCGCAGCATGCGACGCGCATTCTGATCGACACGCAAAGGCTCCAAGTCGACAATCCGACGTATTTCGAGGCCTGA
- a CDS encoding RraA family protein encodes MTTQSDSEFFGLITAKLYTAVIGDILDGMGHTRQFLPPEIRPLLPQMKLAGRAMPVIVSDVYGPQKKPFGFLTEALDQLEPGEIYLAPRISNQSAIWGEILTATSQQRGALGAVLDGYHRDTVQVLARDFPVFSWGNFAQDSSVRTIVADYRVPVEIGGVRITPGDLIVGDIDGVLVIPREIESEVIEAALEKASTENLVCKAIDNGMSATEAFARFGVL; translated from the coding sequence ATGACCACGCAATCCGACTCCGAGTTCTTCGGGCTGATCACCGCGAAGCTCTACACGGCCGTCATCGGCGACATCCTGGATGGGATGGGTCACACCCGGCAGTTCCTGCCGCCCGAGATCCGTCCGCTGCTCCCCCAGATGAAGCTTGCGGGCCGCGCGATGCCGGTCATAGTGTCCGATGTCTACGGTCCACAAAAGAAGCCATTCGGATTCTTGACTGAGGCACTCGATCAGCTTGAGCCCGGTGAGATCTACCTCGCGCCTCGGATTTCAAACCAGTCCGCAATCTGGGGTGAAATTCTCACCGCCACCTCGCAGCAGCGCGGAGCACTCGGCGCGGTGCTTGACGGATATCACCGCGACACCGTGCAGGTGCTCGCTCGGGATTTCCCCGTGTTCAGCTGGGGCAACTTCGCACAGGACTCATCCGTGCGCACCATTGTGGCCGACTACCGGGTCCCGGTCGAGATCGGAGGTGTGCGCATCACGCCTGGCGACCTGATCGTCGGCGACATCGACGGGGTGCTCGTTATCCCGCGCGAGATCGAGTCGGAGGTCATCGAGGCGGCGCTTGAGAAGGCATCCACAGAGAACCTCGTGTGCAAGGCCATCGACAATGGAATGAGTGCAACGGAAGCATTTGCGCGCTTCGGCGTTTTGTGA